Genomic window (Agromyces mariniharenae):
GCACGCCCGAGACGCGCGCCATCGTGCGCACCTTCATCGCGAACGCGGCCACGATCGGCACGGGGTCGGCGCCGCTGTCGAGCGCGTGTCGGAGGGCGATCAGCGCCTCGCCGTGACGGCCGGCGATGGCGGCGTCGGCGACCGCGAACGCGTTCGTCTCGACGCGGCCGCCGTAGTAGCGCGCCACGACCTGCTCGGTGATCTCGCCCGGGGCATCCGCGATCAGCTGCCGGCACGCGGCCGACAGCTCGCCGAGGTCGTCGCTGAACGCGGCGACGAGCGACCGGAGGGCCCGCGCGTTGATGCTGCGCCCGGCCGCGCGGAACTCGGCCACGACGAAGTCCTGCTTCTCGGTCTCGCGCCTCAGCTCGGCGCACACGATCTCGATGCCGCCGCCGGTGCCGGCCCGGATGGCGTCGAGGAGCTTCTTGCCGCGCTGCCCGCCGGCGTGGCGGAGCACGAGGGTCGTGGACTCCGCGGTCTGCTCGAGGTAGTCGAGCGCGTCGAGGAGGAAATCGTCGCTCGCGCGTTCGACGGCGCCGACGCGGATGAGGCGCGGCTCGCCGAAGAGCGACGGGCTCGCGAGCGTGAGGAGTTCTCCGCGGCGGTAGCCGTCGGCCTCGAGGTCGCTCACCTCGAGCGACGGATCCTCGGAGCGCAGGAAGTCGCGGAGCATGCCGCCGGCGCGCTCGGCGAGCACCCCCTCGGGACCGGAGATGAGCACCACCGGAGCGGGCCGCACCTCGTTCCATGCGAGCTGCGGAATGGCGACCCTGGTGCGCGCCGCCGCGCCGGATCGCGCCGCGCCCGACCTCGCCGTACCTGATCGTGCCGCCACCGCACCTCCCGTTCCGCTCAAGTCTACGAGCGGGCACCGACGCCGCTGCGCTCGCACCAGAGGCCGAACTCGCCGTCGCCGTCGGCGGTGAGCGTGCAGGTTCCCGAGCGATCGGTGCGCACGACCGTCGTCCGCGACGCCGCGAGCAGCTCGAGCAGCTGCGCCGTCGGATGCCCGTACCCGTTGTCGGCACCGACGCCGAT
Coding sequences:
- the holA gene encoding DNA polymerase III subunit delta, whose translation is MAARSGTARSGAARSGAAARTRVAIPQLAWNEVRPAPVVLISGPEGVLAERAGGMLRDFLRSEDPSLEVSDLEADGYRRGELLTLASPSLFGEPRLIRVGAVERASDDFLLDALDYLEQTAESTTLVLRHAGGQRGKKLLDAIRAGTGGGIEIVCAELRRETEKQDFVVAEFRAAGRSINARALRSLVAAFSDDLGELSAACRQLIADAPGEITEQVVARYYGGRVETNAFAVADAAIAGRHGEALIALRHALDSGADPVPIVAAFAMKVRTMARVSGVRGGGPQVASSLGLAPWQVDRARRDLAGWTDEGLQRAISSLAAADAAVKGAERDPVFALERLIGVISARGRDLA